The DNA region CTGGCGCTCTTTTTAATTCTCAGAGGCGATGTAGAGCCGAGAAAGCTAGGCCTTGACGTAGGCGCTATAAACTGCGACGTGTCTGAAATAGGGGCATCCCTCCTCAGAGAAGACCTAGATCCTGTCACGAGATCCCTCCTGCCCAAGGCCATTGCGCAGTTCTATGAGAACTACGGCTACGAAGTAGCTGGGGAGCCGGACAGCTTATTGGCAATGACGGCGTTTATGGCACAACTTGCGAAGACGCCTACCGAGGAGTCGCTGAAGGCGCAGCTCAGATTTCTAAACACCCACCTCCTGCCTACATTAAGATATGCTTTGCAGAAATGTCCTGATCTTAGGCCCATATATGAAATCCTAGTGGAGGATGCCGAAGTAGTAAAGACTACGTTAGTGAAAGATGTCCGGGGATAAGACAACCATAACAGTTGACAGAGATGTGGCGCTGAGGTGTTCTAAACTTGCCCGGGAGCTTGGAATCCCCCTACAAAAACTCGCCTCAGATGCGTTGAGAATAGTCGAAGAGGTTATGAAAGACGGCGGCAACGCAACCGACCTAGTTCTAACTTGGCGGTGTGTCAAATCCATAACCACAGTAGATACAGCGACGTTGCCGATAAACATCTTGTTAAAAATCTTCGAAGACCTAGAGCCGGGTAAATACGTCACCGACTTTTATACATCTGGCAAAGAGATTGGTGTCGCGATGTCAAATGAAATAACCTTCGCCGATTTGGTAAAAAGGCCGTACATTTTAAAAACCCTTATACCGATTAGATACGCTAATAGCAAGGAAACAGAAAGCGAAATCACCATCACGTTGTCCGTGCCGTCGTATGTGAAAAAGTTAATGCCACTGATATCTGCGTATATAAGAGGGATATTAGATGCATATGGTTAAACACAGCACAAAATAGATATAAAAGAACATATAATCGAGATAAAGATATACAAAAACATACAAACATAATCATTATTAAACATAATTACCTTTAATAACTTCGAATAGATATGTTTTTATGTTTTTAGTTATGATGAGACGTGTCTCTCCAAACTACGAGGAGGGAAGTGCTTAAAGCCGCTACAGTTGCGGCAATTACGCTGGCTGTGCCAATTTCTGCACAGAAGGCGGAGAGGCGCCGCTGGGCGATGTACATCGATGTCAATAAGTGCTACGGCTGCTATGCGTGTATGGTTGCCTGTGCCGCAGAAAATAACGTACCAGTCGGGGTGTTCCGTACCTGGATAGAGCGCCACGTGACAAAAGGAGGTACTGTGATCTTTGTGCCCAAGCAGTGCAACCACTGCGAAAACGCCCCCTGCGTCAAGCCGTGCCCAACCGGGGCTACTTACAAACGCGTCGAGGACGGGCTGGTGTTGGTAAACGACGAGCTGTGTATTGGTTGCGGCGCCTGCATACAGGCATGTCCCTACGGGGCTAGGTTTTTCAACCCGGTGAAGGGCGTTGTGGACAAATGCACATTCTGCGAACATAGAATTTATCAAGGCAAGCTGCCGGCGTGTGTGGAGACCTGCCCCACCGGCGCGAGGGTCTTCGGCGATTTAAACGACCCCGAATCGCCGGTCTCGAAAATAATTAAGGCTAATCCCACGCAGAGGCTCAAGATACACACCGGCGCGGAGCCTATGATATTCTACAAAGACCTGCCATCGGAGGCGAACCTATGACTTACCCAATTGGCTACTTATACCCCAACGAGTTCGCAGAGCCTCTGGTTTGGCTACCGGTGCTGTTTTCATACTCTCTGCTAATCTCAGGTGCAGACTTATTGCTTCTAGCCTTTATCGCATACCTGTTCAACAAGTTTAAGAGAACAGTACCAGTACTCCTAGTAGTCGGTCTCGCCTTCTACACAGTGGTGCTACTTGGGCCTTTGGCAGATCTCAGAAACCCGGATCGCGCCCCGTTGTTGTTTTCACACGCCCAGGTAATCCCCACAGAGGCGCACCCGGGAGTTTCGCTAATAGCGCTCCAAGGCGCGGTTATGTGGCCGCTTGGGTTCATCCTGGCGGCGTTGTTCACACTGCTATACTTCGCCCCGGCGAACTATCAGAGGTACCTAGCCACGAGAAATCCTTTACGCAAAGTGCTGTCTATTGGCATTAAGCAACACAGCCTTGCCCTAAAGGCTTTTCTGAAGATATTGGCTGTGGTTGCACTTGTGCCTATGGCCTTCTGGGCAATATACCCAGCCTCCCTATTCGCCACGCAGACCTCTCTGTTCATCTGGCTGAACTGGCACACGCTTGTACCCATGTACTTCGCCGACACCTTTGTTGTGGCGACGGCAGTTGCGATCTTAGCTATATGGCTATACGGCGTAAAAAAGTCGCAAAATGAGCTAAGCTCACTTTTGTACATACACGGCGTGGCAGCGTTATCGGTAATAGCGCTACTCCTACTCCAGATGGCTATATGGAATACGTCATATGGCGGCTCTCCGTTTATGAGCGCGGCTTCTCACATAATGGAGTGGTTCGTGCCTGTAATCGCGCTCTATGCTATAACATTTGGCTTATCTCTAGCGGCGAGTAGGTTTTTGCCGCTCTCTCTCGTTGTTCCCTTCACGGGATTAGTGGCTGCAATTGTAAACAAGTGGAATGTTATTGTAAGAGCGCAGTACGCCCTGAGATCGGGTTTGGCCTTTCTGGAGCCGGGAGAAGAGGTGCTTGTGCACGAGGTACCTATCATGGCGTCAATAGTAGCAGCGGGGATATTCCTAGCTATAATACTATCCATATTATTCCCACAGGAGCGGGGCCATGACTAGCCGCAGAACTTATCTAAAAGCCATTGCCGCCGCGGCGGCGCTAGGCGTAGCGCTGTGGGGCTACTGGCCGGTAGTGGACAAGATAATAAAGCCGAAGAGAAATCCGTACGGCCCAGATCCGCAGTATGGCAAAAACGTAAGGTACGTACATACGACGTGTCTAGGTTGCAACGTCCGTTGCGGCATAAGGGTAAGAGTCGTAAAGTATGGAGATGTGGAGGTTATAGAAAGGATAGAGGGGAACCCCTACCACGTATACAACAGGGCGGTTTCCTTCGATAGTCAAGTTAAGAGGTATAAGCAGCTACCCTACAACACGCCGGTGAAAGAGGCGCTGGAGAGGTGGTCCGGCACGCTGTGTCCCAGAGGTGTCGACGGAATTCACTACGTCTACGACCCCTATAGGGTGTTGAAGCCCCTAAAGCGCGCAGGCCCGAGGGGAAGCGGCAAGTGGAAAGTCATCACGTGGGAGCAGTTAAACAACGAGGTTGTAAACGGCGGCATTATTGAAGAGACAGGAGAGAGGTTGCCAGGTCTAAAAGATTTCTTCGTCTACGGGAAGCTCAAAGAAGCCGGTTTTGAGGATCCCAACGCAGTCTTAAGCGAGATGAAGGCAGATGTTGACAACATAATGAAAATAGCCCGAGACCCCAACAAGACATACGACGAATTAGTAAAGGCGATAGAGGGATTTAAGGCTAAGTGGAGTCAGAAGCTGGGAGAAAAGGGGCTGAAACTAGAGGACGTATTTATCGACCCGGATAGGCCCGACCTTGGCACTAAGGCCAACATGGTGATGTACCTCAGAGGGCGCGGCCAACCGCCTACAGACTACTTCTCACAGAGGTGGATATATGCCTTCGGTTCAGTTAACTGGACTAGACACACGTCGGCTTGTCAGCTGGGCTTTTATACGGGCAATAGGATATGGGCTGGTTATACTGATATACAAGCTGATCCGGTGGGGGCAAAGGTAATAATCGGAGCTGGTTGGTCGATGGGCAGGTTGCACCCCGGAGCCACCGGCCAAGGTTTAATAATCGAGAGGGCATGCGAGGGGGATCTGAAGCTATATTACATAAACCCAGTGGCGCCCAGGACACCGTGTAATGGCAATATTATCTGGATTCCCGTAAAGCCTGGAGAAGACGCCACACTCGCCTTCGCGGTAATTAGGTGGCTGATAGAGAACAAGAGGTACAACGAGGAGTTCTTGTCGCTACCTAACAGAGACTCGGCGAAGAAGGCTGGATATCCTGTCAACACAAACGCCACTTGGCTCGTCATTACTGAGGGCCAGCGCTTTGGCGAGTACTTAAAGGCTAGAGACATTGGGCTAGAGAACTCCGACAAGCCCGTGGTCTGGACAGGGGAGAAGTTCGCCACGTACGACTCTGTCGATAAGGCAGATCTATACTACGTGGGCAAAGTGACGTTGCCAACGGGAGAGGCCGTAGCTGTAAAGACTGCGTTTATGATACTGCGTGAAGAGGCGTTCAGCAGATCGTTTGAAGAGTGGCTCGCCATAGCAAGCCCCTACGAGCCCGGAACTCCCGAGTTCCGCGACTATGTCAAGAAGGTTGAGCAAATGGCTAGGGACTTCGCTGACGCCGCGCCGAGGGCTGGCACTATGATACACAGAGGTGTCGGCATGCATCCCAACGGCGAGTATATCACCTGGGCGTATAGAGCAATTGATACTCTGATAGGAAACTTCCATAGAATGGGTGGTTTGCTGGGCCGCGCCGCTAATACGTCTTACCTTAGCTATGTTTATAATGTCGGATACTCGGGCTTCGGCGAGCCGCCTAGGTGGGGGCCGCCGATAGATAGACACAACTACGCATACGAAGCCACTTTGGAGTATTGGCTGAGAGTGAAAGAAGCGCTTAAGGAGGGTAAATCTTGGGAAGACGCCGTTAAGGCCGCTTTCCCAACGAAGAGGCCGTGGTACCCGCTCACGCCGGAGGAGAGCTACACTGAGATATTTGCTGGAATAGCAGAGGGTTATCCCTACAAGATCGGCGCGTTTATTATGTTCTATGCAAATCCCGTATTAGCAACTAACTACGGTGTGAAGTTCGTAGAAGTATTGAAGGACACTTCCAAGATTCCCTTGTTCATAGCTATCACTACGACAATAAACGAAACGGCAATGTACGCGGACTACATAGTCCCAGATACAACCTATCTCGAGACGGGCACCATGGGAGTCCAGTTCTTATATGCCACAAGTGGAGGTGTAACCTTGGCTGAGCCTTGGCGTTCCCCGGCAATAATGCCGCTGACACAGAGGATTAGCGACTGTCCCAACGGCCATCCGAGATATGCCAGTTTTTGGGAGTTCTTCATAGACACGGCAAAGGCCTTGGGCATGCCAGGCTTTGGTGACAGAGCAGTGCCGGGCGTGAAGGGCAAAAAATACGAGGGCCGGTGGTTCCCGCTCCACTGCGAGTGGGAGTACGTCATGAGGGTATTTGCCAATGCCGCACTAGACGCAAAAGACCGCGGCCTAATACCTGAACAAGTGCCGGAAGAAGAGGTTAAATTCGTCGAGGAGAACTACCCAATCGCCCAGTTTAAGGACATAATCCCGCCGGAGGAGTGGAAATATGTCGCATATGGCTTGGCCCGCGGCGGGGTTTTCACAAGCTACGAGCAGTCTTTCGACGAGCGCGGCGTTTCTAAGAGAAGCGTGCCCGGAAGAGGTACGTTGTACCTATGGGACGAGACGTTGGCTAAGACCCGCAACAGTGTAACTGGCGAGAAGTTCTGGGGCGGACCGAAGTACTTCCCCATCGCCACCTACGCACCTGCCGGCCCCGCTTTCCAGAAGGCGGATAAGTGGCTACACGGCACACCGCTGAGACAGCTGTACCCAGAAAAGGACTGGCCGTTTATGCTAGTATTCTATACGGGGCCTATCTACACTAAACACAGAAGCCAGTTCTACTACTGGATTAAGCAAATCGCGCCTGAGAACTTCGTGCTGATAAACCCAGAAGACGCCGCAAAGATAGGAGTCGAAACTGGGGATGTGGTGAGGGTCGAGACGCCTGTGGGCTTCTTTGAGGCGCCGGCCGTGGTGGAGCCCACCGTGGCGCCCGGCGTTATAATGGTGCCGTACGGAATGGGGAGGTGGGCAGACACTGTGTTGGTAAAGCCCAAGTACTTTGAGCTGAGGGATGCCAAGCTTAAGCTGACAGTTGACGGGCTCCCTGAAAAGATGGAGGTGCCAGAAGACGCAGTAAACCCAGTGAAAGGCCTGCCAGATGTGGTGAAGAAGATATTGTTCACCAAGAGCCCCGCCGAGTACTACGAAAAGGGGCTAGCCCCTGATAAGTGGAGGTTCAACGGCGTTACGCCAAATGTAGTCCAGATGAGCGACCCCTCCCTGGGCGGGTGGCCACTACTCAGCTGGCTCGGAGCATCTCAAGCGTACTTCGACACACCTGTAAGAATTACCAAGACCGGCCAGAAACATAAATTCGAGACGCCGTACATAGTCTGGTAATTCAAAATATTTTTTTAGTCTAAATTTATCCTTTTTTCCTACTATTTCTCAGCGATCACTGGGATATATAGGCCTAGCCCAATCACTATTGAGACGGCGTGATAAGCTCTCGCACTAGCTAGGTCTACTACAAAATCGGTAAACAATTTCTTCTCAGGAGTCCCTTAGAAACCCACTACGGCGGATGCTTAACTGTGTCACAATTTCATTCTGTAGCTTTTTTACACGACTGTTCCTATTTGCCGACGAAGAAGCAAAATTAGGTGATGTGACGTGGGATGAAATGTATATTCAGTGTACATATTGTACACATCTGTAATAATAATTTTTAAATATGCTATTTTTTCCATTTTAAACATTGAACTCCAAACTCAACAACAAGTAGTCCTATTTATGGATCCACTTGATCTTTGGCTTCAGGTATTAGGAGTTGCCCTTTTGCTTATCGCCTACTGGGTGTATAGAAACTTTGTAAAGCAGCCGGATGCAGGGATAAACAAGGCCTTCGCCGCAGGTGCCATACCCCTAGGCGTCTACATACTTGCAACCGGAATTTGGTCCACTGCGACGTGGCCCCTACCCGGTCCATATAATATCCTCTTCTCTGACAGCTGGCCGTTGCTTGGAGTGGTGTTAATATCACTGGGGCTTGCCAGCTGGTTCTCGCTCCTTGTAAGAATCGTCTTCTATGCATATGCAGGTCTTTCACTGCCAATATTGGTATACGGCGTAGCGATAGCGTATTACCACCTAACGCAAGAGCCCGAGCTTGCCGCCGCGATGTTTATCTTGATAGGCTTGGCCGGGCTAATAAGCCCAGCCCTAGCCACCAAGTGGGGGAGACCAATAGCCATGGCAATTATCATAATGCTAGCCGTCGCCGCCGTGATTGCATTCTTTACCGGCATAAGCGCCTCATTTGCCCATATACCGAGGTGGGCGAAGTGGAGCCCGTGGTACGGTAAAGTTGTAGTTGGGTAAAAACCTTTTTTACCTCATCTATCTTTCCATGAGCTTAGTCTCATTCGCTTCTGGACTGTGGCTGGGTTACAGCTTAGCCGTCCCTCCGGGCCCTATGAACGCCCTCATAGCGGCTTGGGCGTTGAGGAGCTTCCGACACGGCTTCGCCGTGGGCGCCGGGGCCATGAGCGCCGACTTCATCCTTATGATCATTACGCTTTACCTATACTCCGCTTTGAGAACCTTCGGCCAAGGCGTCTTTGTGCCATTCTTCATTCTAGGCGGCGCCTTCTTTCTCTACCTGGCGTATAGGATCGGAAAGTCGCAACCTCCAGAGAGGCGAGAGGCAAACCCCGGCTCGCCCCTCAAGGGGTACCTAATGGGGCTATCCCTCGGTGTGGTAAACCCCTACCAGGTTGGGTGGTGGCTCACGTCGGGGCTCAGCTCCATCCACCAATTCGGCGTGGAGTGGGCCGCCGGCCTGTTCTTCGCTATCTTAACCTGGATTACGGGGTTCCCAGCCGCCGTGAGGGCGGGGTGGGAGCTGAATAAGAGGGCGACGTGGCTGGCCATAAAGGTCTTCTCAGTCGTCACGTTGCTGGCATTCGGCGTATACTTTACTGCACAGGGTATAATGACGCTGGCGCGCTTGTGAGGAGAGACCTTTGCGTTAGGTGCAGAGGGGGCGCTACCTCTGTGGCCTAGCGCCCTGCCCCCTCCCTGTATGGCAGTAGGCCGCGCCGTATAGGAGTCTCGCGCTACATCTACGGCTTGAGCCCGCACTCTCTTCGCGGGGGCAGGCCGTTTGCCCGAAGGTGAAGCTCTACTCGGCGGCGCCGGCAGAGGCCGTCAGCCTCGCCGGCAAGCGGAGGCCCCGAGGAAGGCCGACACTACGGAGATGGAGAGGTAAAGGCAGGCGGGGCCGCAGTCGAAATGCGCCGAAAGCCCTGGACCTAGACCACATAGCGAGAGCCCTGAGGTCCGCCTCACGAAAGGCTATCCCCGGAAGCTGGCAGAGCTGGAGAGGAGGGGTTTAAATTGGACAAAATGCGCTTGACGGCCTTGAGGAAATTGCAAAGGCTAGGGGCTCCCATGACCTGTTCGATGAATACATGAGATTGGGCGAGGAGGCCGGCTTGGCGGATCCCAGCGGCGTCAGCAGAGAGTTAACTCTTCTACTTTTTTGAAATCGGAATCTTTGGTCAAAAGCCCGTATCCCAGCCGCAGGGCTGTGGCTGCGATAAGCGCGTCGTTTGGCAGAAGGCCGTACCTTGCCATAATTTGCTTTGCCCTCTCTACGTCTTCAGCCTTGTGCTCCACGACGCCTAGAAGCTGTGCAAGTTTATTCAGAACTCTAATTCGCCTCCATGCTAGGTTTAGCTCGCCTTGTTCAAATGCCCTCTTCGCCTCGTAAAAACCCCCGCGCCCGGCCTCCTTGGCAGAGACACGTATAAGGATGTACATAGCCTCTTCCAGCGCGACAAGCGGCACCGCCCCCTCTACGCTTTTTATTTCAGAGAGGTCGCCTGTTAATATGGAGTGGACTAGGACAGAGGTGTCAATCAAACATTTCATATATGTACTTCTTCAACTCGGCCCAGTCCGCCTTTATCTTTGGCAACTCTCTCAGCTCTGCCTCTATTTCTTCTAGAGGGTCGACTTTCCTAATTTTTATAACGCCCTCACTCTCGTCATACCAAACTTTTACGAGGTCGCCCTCTTTTATGCCCACCGCTTTTCTCACGGAGGCTGGGATAACCATTTGGTAATTTCTAGTGACCTTCACCACCTCCACGGTCAAGTTGACATAGTAGTATATAAACTTTTCTATGATGGTGTTTTTATACCACAGAGCTGTGGGTTTTGTGAGAGGCGACCTCTGCGTCAAGTGCCGCGGCGGGCGTTATCTCTGCGGGTTGTCTTACTGCCCGTTGTTGGTGAGGCAAGCCGCGGCGCCATTTAGACAGCCGCCGCCTAAGGAGCTGTACGGCTCCAGCCCCCCTTCCGTATTTGTCGGCAGGATGGGGTATCCCAAGGTGAGGCTCTACCCATCATCGCCGCCGGAGGTTGGAGACACGACGCCTTATGAAAACCCCGGGGAGTGGCTTCACATGTCTCTAGAGCGCTTCCTCGCAATGAGGCTCTCCTTGTACAGAGGAGCCGTCGTGCTTAGAGTTGAAGACGCGGCGAGGCCCCCCAGGTTGCTTCAAGACGTCCAGTTGTTAGCCCTCTCACAAAGGCCAGTTGAGGTGTATCTACAATTCCGCAAGCCGCCCAGAGGCGTGCATTTCAGCGAATATTCGCCGCCCATGGGTCCCTCTGCGCCCGCAGAGAGGGTAGAGGTCGAGGGAACACCCGCCCTGCCCAGAGCCGCCGAAAAGGCCTACTCAGACGTAGACCTAAAGGCGGCGGAGGCCGTGGTGGAGTTGTACAGACACGGCCTAGAGGTGGCATACATTTCAAGGGCGCTAAGCGTCGGCGCCCTTGGGGGGAGGCGAAGGAGGCTTGTCCCCACGCGCTGGGCGATCACAGCCGTAGATAAAATCATTTCAGACCACCTTGTAGAGAAGGTGAAGGATTATCCCGAGGTAGACGGCTACTACCTATACGCCAGGAGGACGGTGGGGAACCTCTTCATAGCCATACTGGCGCCGTCTAAGTGGGCGTACGAGTGGGGGGAGGCCTTTGAGCCTCGCACGGTGTGGAACCCCGGCGGGTCGGTCGAGATGGAGCTGGACTACGAGCTCTACGGCGGCCGCCGAGACTACCCGGAAATCGGCGGTTGCTACTACGCCGCCCGGCTCGCCACTGCTGAGGCCCTTATGCGGATGAGGAGACAAGCCGCTGCGATACTCTGGCGAGAGGTCTACACAGGCTTCACCACACCAACGGGGGTCTGGTGGGTGAGAGAAAACGTGAGGGCGATGTTTAAAGACGAGCCCGCTCGGTTTGACACACTGGAGGAGGCCCTCGAGGCTGCGTCCTACCTCTTGAAAATCCCAATGGAGAGGTGGTTAACCATGTCGAGAATAGTGCACCTACTCAAAAACAGGCTGGTGTAACAACCAATTCATATCCGCAAAAAGGGTGAGGACGTCTACTCATTGCTTTTAAAAAGCGTTCAGCTGGGTCGTTGGCAGGCATCT from Pyrobaculum arsenaticum DSM 13514 includes:
- a CDS encoding LysE family translocator, with the protein product MSLVSFASGLWLGYSLAVPPGPMNALIAAWALRSFRHGFAVGAGAMSADFILMIITLYLYSALRTFGQGVFVPFFILGGAFFLYLAYRIGKSQPPERREANPGSPLKGYLMGLSLGVVNPYQVGWWLTSGLSSIHQFGVEWAAGLFFAILTWITGFPAAVRAGWELNKRATWLAIKVFSVVTLLAFGVYFTAQGIMTLARL
- a CDS encoding tetrathionate reductase subunit A yields the protein MTSRRTYLKAIAAAAALGVALWGYWPVVDKIIKPKRNPYGPDPQYGKNVRYVHTTCLGCNVRCGIRVRVVKYGDVEVIERIEGNPYHVYNRAVSFDSQVKRYKQLPYNTPVKEALERWSGTLCPRGVDGIHYVYDPYRVLKPLKRAGPRGSGKWKVITWEQLNNEVVNGGIIEETGERLPGLKDFFVYGKLKEAGFEDPNAVLSEMKADVDNIMKIARDPNKTYDELVKAIEGFKAKWSQKLGEKGLKLEDVFIDPDRPDLGTKANMVMYLRGRGQPPTDYFSQRWIYAFGSVNWTRHTSACQLGFYTGNRIWAGYTDIQADPVGAKVIIGAGWSMGRLHPGATGQGLIIERACEGDLKLYYINPVAPRTPCNGNIIWIPVKPGEDATLAFAVIRWLIENKRYNEEFLSLPNRDSAKKAGYPVNTNATWLVITEGQRFGEYLKARDIGLENSDKPVVWTGEKFATYDSVDKADLYYVGKVTLPTGEAVAVKTAFMILREEAFSRSFEEWLAIASPYEPGTPEFRDYVKKVEQMARDFADAAPRAGTMIHRGVGMHPNGEYITWAYRAIDTLIGNFHRMGGLLGRAANTSYLSYVYNVGYSGFGEPPRWGPPIDRHNYAYEATLEYWLRVKEALKEGKSWEDAVKAAFPTKRPWYPLTPEESYTEIFAGIAEGYPYKIGAFIMFYANPVLATNYGVKFVEVLKDTSKIPLFIAITTTINETAMYADYIVPDTTYLETGTMGVQFLYATSGGVTLAEPWRSPAIMPLTQRISDCPNGHPRYASFWEFFIDTAKALGMPGFGDRAVPGVKGKKYEGRWFPLHCEWEYVMRVFANAALDAKDRGLIPEQVPEEEVKFVEENYPIAQFKDIIPPEEWKYVAYGLARGGVFTSYEQSFDERGVSKRSVPGRGTLYLWDETLAKTRNSVTGEKFWGGPKYFPIATYAPAGPAFQKADKWLHGTPLRQLYPEKDWPFMLVFYTGPIYTKHRSQFYYWIKQIAPENFVLINPEDAAKIGVETGDVVRVETPVGFFEAPAVVEPTVAPGVIMVPYGMGRWADTVLVKPKYFELRDAKLKLTVDGLPEKMEVPEDAVNPVKGLPDVVKKILFTKSPAEYYEKGLAPDKWRFNGVTPNVVQMSDPSLGGWPLLSWLGASQAYFDTPVRITKTGQKHKFETPYIVW
- a CDS encoding Nre family DNA repair protein → MMVFLYHRAVGFVRGDLCVKCRGGRYLCGLSYCPLLVRQAAAPFRQPPPKELYGSSPPSVFVGRMGYPKVRLYPSSPPEVGDTTPYENPGEWLHMSLERFLAMRLSLYRGAVVLRVEDAARPPRLLQDVQLLALSQRPVEVYLQFRKPPRGVHFSEYSPPMGPSAPAERVEVEGTPALPRAAEKAYSDVDLKAAEAVVELYRHGLEVAYISRALSVGALGGRRRRLVPTRWAITAVDKIISDHLVEKVKDYPEVDGYYLYARRTVGNLFIAILAPSKWAYEWGEAFEPRTVWNPGGSVEMELDYELYGGRRDYPEIGGCYYAARLATAEALMRMRRQAAAILWREVYTGFTTPTGVWWVRENVRAMFKDEPARFDTLEEALEAASYLLKIPMERWLTMSRIVHLLKNRLV
- a CDS encoding DUF981 family protein: MDPLDLWLQVLGVALLLIAYWVYRNFVKQPDAGINKAFAAGAIPLGVYILATGIWSTATWPLPGPYNILFSDSWPLLGVVLISLGLASWFSLLVRIVFYAYAGLSLPILVYGVAIAYYHLTQEPELAAAMFILIGLAGLISPALATKWGRPIAMAIIIMLAVAAVIAFFTGISASFAHIPRWAKWSPWYGKVVVG
- a CDS encoding PIN domain-containing protein codes for the protein MKCLIDTSVLVHSILTGDLSEIKSVEGAVPLVALEEAMYILIRVSAKEAGRGGFYEAKRAFEQGELNLAWRRIRVLNKLAQLLGVVEHKAEDVERAKQIMARYGLLPNDALIAATALRLGYGLLTKDSDFKKVEELTLC
- a CDS encoding molecular chaperone TorD family protein, whose product is MERASFYLALFLILRGDVEPRKLGLDVGAINCDVSEIGASLLREDLDPVTRSLLPKAIAQFYENYGYEVAGEPDSLLAMTAFMAQLAKTPTEESLKAQLRFLNTHLLPTLRYALQKCPDLRPIYEILVEDAEVVKTTLVKDVRG
- a CDS encoding 4Fe-4S dicluster domain-containing protein is translated as MSLQTTRREVLKAATVAAITLAVPISAQKAERRRWAMYIDVNKCYGCYACMVACAAENNVPVGVFRTWIERHVTKGGTVIFVPKQCNHCENAPCVKPCPTGATYKRVEDGLVLVNDELCIGCGACIQACPYGARFFNPVKGVVDKCTFCEHRIYQGKLPACVETCPTGARVFGDLNDPESPVSKIIKANPTQRLKIHTGAEPMIFYKDLPSEANL